From a single Glycine soja cultivar W05 chromosome 19, ASM419377v2, whole genome shotgun sequence genomic region:
- the LOC114400337 gene encoding uncharacterized protein LOC114400337 isoform X2 — MINTILLFSQILSWYHRARLQSATHFLGISSSSLSLIFFSFNLFVFILCFSPPPPPISAVLAVMMTTPVTTGGGGGDPPPNGGHVQLIQPPSVNTNFNQIPAMFVMIADRDAGHVTEAYHAWEQRDQLLPSWLQSTISASMLCKFIGCTNSWSLWDKIHNYFHAHTNERVRQLRTDLRQISVEAQSVSDFLSAIQNIVHFLVSIGDPISVKEYIDIIIEGSK, encoded by the exons ATGATAAAcactattttacttttttctcaAATTCTATCATGGTATCACAGAGCTAGGTTGCAATCTGCCACACATTTTTTGGGGATTTCCTCATCTTCtttatctttgatttttttttctttcaatctcTTCGTTTTCATTCTCTGCTTTTCCCCTCCTCCTCCACCTATCTCTGCCGTGCTTGCGGTCATGATGACTACTCCGGTTACCACCGGTGGTGGCGGTGGTGATCCTCCGCCAAACGGTGGCCATGTGCAGCTGATTCAACCTCCATCAGTGAACACAAACTTCAATCAG ATTCCGGCGATGTTTGTGATGATTGCTGATCGTGATGCTGGTCACGTAACTGAAGCTTACCATGCCTGGGAGCAACGAGATCAATTGTTGCCCTCGTGGCTTCAATCCACCATTTCTGCTTCAATGCTTTGCAAGTTCATAGGTTGCACAAATTCTTGGTCACTATGGGAcaaaattcacaattattttcATGCTCATACAAATGAGAGAGTGAGACAGCTGCGTACTGATCTTCGCCAAATCTCCGTTGAAGCTCAATCTGTTTCTGATTTTCTTTCTGCAATACAAAATATTGTTCACTTTCTTGTTTCTATTGGTGATCCAATTTCTGTGAAAGAATACATAGACATCATTATTGAAGGTTCTAAATAA
- the LOC114400336 gene encoding pentatricopeptide repeat-containing protein At1g77405-like has translation MIRTNSLRHFHKHLASQTLVLVIKDLPFDAHSPPPSPPPWTNDAVTEVLRLISRYTLQSPRSIGRQHTFRHRTPLRQRNLNLEHHKLRSNTLLLGPAAHLDPRKAHHLGPLKALEFFRWVEARFNFPHSEPTCRELACLLGRANALKPLWHFLKHSPHVTTATVTCLIKLLGEQALADEALLTFHRMKQFRCKPDTHSYNTLIHALCRVGKFTKARSLLQQMELPGFRCPPDTFTYTILISSYCRHGILTGCRKARRRRIYEAGRLFRLMLFRKLVPDVVTYNALIDGCCKTLRVERALELFDDMKRRGLVPNRVTYGCFIRYYCVVNEIDKGVEMLREMQRLGHGVPGSSSYTPIIHALCEAGRVVEAWWFLVELVEGGSVPREYTYGLVCDRLHAAGEGGLLEDHDGVHKRIKDGIWNRYRQMMKVKPVMARKGYPEMDEPV, from the coding sequence ATGATAAGAACAAACTCATTGCGACATTTTCACAAACATCTCGCGAGCCAAACCCTGGTGCTGGTAATCAAAGACCTCCCATTCGATGCTCACTCACCCCCACCCTCACCCCCTCCATGGACAAACGACGCCGTCACGGAGGTCCTCCGCCTCATCTCCCGCTACACCCTCCAATCTCCTCGCTCCATCGGCCGCCAGCACACCTTCCGCCACCGCACCCCTCTCCGGCAGCGCAACCTCAACCTCGAGCACCACAAGCTGCGCAGCAACACCCTCCTCCTGGGCCCCGCGGCCCATCTCGACCCCCGCAAGGCCCACCACCTGGGCCCACTCAAAGCCCTCGAGTTCTTCCGCTGGGTCGAGGCCCGCTTCAACTTCCCCCACTCCGAACCCACCTGCCGCGAACTCGCCTGCCTCCTCGGCCGCGCCAACGCCCTCAAACCCCTATGGCACTTCCTCAAACACTCCCCTCACGTGACCACTGCCACTGTCACGTGCCTCATCAAACTCCTCGGCGAACAAGCTCTCGCCGACGAAGCACTTCTCACCTTCCACCGAATGAAGCAGTTCCGCTGCAAACCCGACACTCACTCCTACAATACCCTAATCCACGCGCTCTGCCGTGTCGGGAAGTTCACCAAAGCTCGCTCCCTTCTCCAGCAAATGGAGCTCCCCGGTTTCCGGTGCCCGCCGGACACCTTCACCTACACCATACTCATAAGCTCCTACTGCCGCCATGGAATTCTCACCGGCTGCCGGAAGGCCAGGCGAAGGCGAATTTACGAGGCCGGGCGTCTCTTCCGGTTAATGCTCTTCAGAAAATTGGTTCCTGATGTTGTCACTTACAATGCCCTGATTGATGGGTGCTGTAAGACTTTGCGCGTGGAGAGGGCACTGGAGCTGTTTGATGACATGAAAAGAAGGGGCCTTGTGCCGAACCGTGTTACTTATGGTTGCTTCATTAGGTACTATTGTGTTGTTAATGAGATTGATAAGGGTGTTGAGATGTTGAGGGAGATGCAGAGGCTGGGGCACGGGGTTCCCGGTTCGAGTTCTTATACGCCCATCATTCACGCGCTTTGTGAAGCTGGGAGGGTTGTTGAGGCTTGGTGGTTTCTTGTTGAGTTGGTTGAGGGAGGGTCTGTGCCAAGAGAATATACTTATGGGTTGGTTTGTGACAGGCTTCATGCGGCGGGGGAGGGTGGGTTGTTGGAGGATCATGATGGGGTGCACAAGAGAATTAAGGATGGGATATGGAATAGGTACAGGCAAATGATGAAGGTGAAACCTGTTATGGCTCGCAAGGGCTATCCCGAGATGGATGAACCAGTTTGA
- the LOC114400337 gene encoding uncharacterized protein LOC114400337 isoform X1, translated as MINTILLFSQILSWYHRARLQSATHFLGISSSSLSLIFFSFNLFVFILCFSPPPPPISAVLAVMMTTPVTTGGGGGDPPPNGGHVQLIQPPSVNTNFNQNDVQIPAMFVMIADRDAGHVTEAYHAWEQRDQLLPSWLQSTISASMLCKFIGCTNSWSLWDKIHNYFHAHTNERVRQLRTDLRQISVEAQSVSDFLSAIQNIVHFLVSIGDPISVKEYIDIIIEGSK; from the exons ATGATAAAcactattttacttttttctcaAATTCTATCATGGTATCACAGAGCTAGGTTGCAATCTGCCACACATTTTTTGGGGATTTCCTCATCTTCtttatctttgatttttttttctttcaatctcTTCGTTTTCATTCTCTGCTTTTCCCCTCCTCCTCCACCTATCTCTGCCGTGCTTGCGGTCATGATGACTACTCCGGTTACCACCGGTGGTGGCGGTGGTGATCCTCCGCCAAACGGTGGCCATGTGCAGCTGATTCAACCTCCATCAGTGAACACAAACTTCAATCAG AATGATGTGCAGATTCCGGCGATGTTTGTGATGATTGCTGATCGTGATGCTGGTCACGTAACTGAAGCTTACCATGCCTGGGAGCAACGAGATCAATTGTTGCCCTCGTGGCTTCAATCCACCATTTCTGCTTCAATGCTTTGCAAGTTCATAGGTTGCACAAATTCTTGGTCACTATGGGAcaaaattcacaattattttcATGCTCATACAAATGAGAGAGTGAGACAGCTGCGTACTGATCTTCGCCAAATCTCCGTTGAAGCTCAATCTGTTTCTGATTTTCTTTCTGCAATACAAAATATTGTTCACTTTCTTGTTTCTATTGGTGATCCAATTTCTGTGAAAGAATACATAGACATCATTATTGAAGGTTCTAAATAA